In Bufo gargarizans isolate SCDJY-AF-19 chromosome 6, ASM1485885v1, whole genome shotgun sequence, a single genomic region encodes these proteins:
- the LOC122941953 gene encoding oocyte zinc finger protein XlCOF6.1-like, which produces MLQIIPSLAYVRGDEQSTEDIPTDNRPDDCIRNSKEHLISSDDDCGVTQDIYEEHVNNQDIPSALHSKDLSCDPFKRVRSSDSSQTVTQNKSHRRGVKPQATRIKEKPFSCLECGKYYSYKSQLVTHQRTHTGEKPFSCSECGKCFSVKKDLVTHQRIHTGEKPFSCPECGKCFVDSSNFFKHQKSHTAEKPFSCSKCDKCFSLKKYLVRHQTTHTGEKPYSCLECGKCFAVKKYLVIHKRIHTGEKPYSCSECGKCFINSSNLFKHQQSHTGEKPFSCSECGKCFNDKSVLVKHQRIHTGEKPFLCSECGKCFAVKKYLVTHQRTHTGEKPFSCSDCGKCFNQKSAVVVHQRTHTGEKPYSCSECGKCFNFKSALVRHQRIHTGEKPFSYLAC; this is translated from the coding sequence ATGACTGTATCAGGAACTCAAAGGAACATCTCATAAGTTCAGATGATGATTGTGGTGTCACACAAGATATATATGAAGAGCATGTCAATAATCAAGATATACCCTCAGCCCTTCACAGCAAAGATCTTTCATGTGATCCTTTTAAACGGGTccgatcttctgattcatcacagactgtaaCTCAAAATAAAAGTCACAGAAGAGGTGTTAAACCTCAAGCAACTCGCATaaaggagaagccattttcatgtttagaatgtgggaaatattacAGTTATAAATCACAACTCGTTACACACCAGAGAACgcacacaggggaaaagccattttcatgttcagaatgtgggaaatgtttttctgtaaaaaaagaTCTTGTTacgcatcagagaattcacacaggagagaaaccattttcttgtccagaatgtgggaaatgctttgtagacagttcaaatttttttaaacatcAGAAAAGTCAcacagcagagaagccattttcttgttctaaatgtgataaatgtttttctttaaaaaaatatcttGTTCGACATCAaacaactcacacaggagagaagccatattcatgtttagaatgtgggaaatgttttgctgtaaaaaaatatcttGTTATACATAAAaggattcacacaggggagaagccatattcatgttcagaatgtgggaaatgttttataaatAGTTCAAATCTTTTTAAGCATCaacaaagtcacacaggggagaagccgttttcatgttctgaatgtggaaaatgttttaatgaTAAATCagttcttgttaaacatcagagaattcatacaggggagaagccatttttatgttcagaatgtgggaaatgttttgctgtaaaaaaatatctgGTTACacatcaaagaactcacacaggggagaagccattctcATGCTCagattgtgggaaatgttttaaccagaaatcagctgttgttgtacatcagagaactcacacaggggagaagccttactcatgttcagaatgtgggaaatgttttaactttaaatcagctcttgttagacatcagagaattcacacaggggagaagccattttcatattTGGCCTGTTAG